GTCTGGGCGTAACATCCGAGGATCTCGTAGTTCTCGGCGGGCTTGAGGAAGAGCTCGTGCTGCTCGGGAGTGCCCTGCTCGCGCAGCGTGACGAGGAACATACTGGCGTGGAGGCCATACGGTGTCGGCTCAGCAATCAGGTCGTTGGCAACGATGTAGTCTTGCTGAGACCAGTTGTGCTCCTTGGTCAACTGGAACAGTCTCTTGCCTCTCGCCAGCGCAGCCTCGATACGGGCATTTCGGCCGCGGAAGTAGTTCTGGGTCTTGTCAAAGACAGGCTCCTTCTTTAGGATGTTTAGTATCCTCTCGCTGCGCTCGAGAGCCTCATTTGTGAACATGAACGACGCGAGCTGGTCGACGTTGAGGTTGGACTTTGCGCGCTCCTGAGCGAGGAGCTCAGTGCCCTGGGGGCCAGATGGCTGGAGGGCCTTGACCCAATCCGGGGTATTCGGCATCGTGACTTTTGTGTGTGGGGATGATAAGCTGGGGTAAGTGAAGGGCTGGGGAAGTTTGTCTGGAGAAATGGAGGCTGCAGATGGGATTTTGTAGGATATGCTGTTCTTGAGTCGTGAGGTGTGCGCTGTCCAGATCTAATCTAATCGAGGTTTCGAGAGTTCCGACTCGGAGAGCAGCTATGATGCTTTGAAGGGCAGTGCCTCGGTAATTACTACATCTAGTTAGACTCTAGCTCTTGGTTCGCGTCGAAACTCCACAAAAAGGCTCTCTGGAAACCCCTTATTTCACCAGGTAGCCCACCAAAAGCCAAACATGTCTGCTCCCGATCATCGGACATGCTCGGCGCCGACTCCGACTCCCGAGGGAGAGGGCACCCCTAGCCGATTTCCCTCGGTTGGTTTTCTCTAGTGCCGGGTGACCGCTTCTAGACCTCCGGGACACGCGGGGTTTAACTCATCTTACCATCCATCACTATTACGCGTGCCTTATGACACCAACCAGCTCATGGCCAAAAAGCATGGGAAGACAGTTGACGATTGGGGCAATTGTGAGATCGCACATGTTAGTTTTCACTGGCTTTTCGTGATGAACTAAGCTACCTTTTTTCGGAGAAGAGTTTCGTCGACATTGCCAAGCGGGCGCAGTGAGCAACTCCATTCAACTACTAGAGCTCAATGCAACTTTGAGGCACACGTTCTACTTATCCTTCGACGGTCACAAACTTTATTTCTGATAGTTTATCTTTCACAAGCTACTCCGTAGAAGCTCAGGAGAAGCTCTGTCAACCACAGAGGTCCCCCGCCGCCGGTCGCCACCTGGGAAAGATTCATTCCAAGTTCCTCAATCCCCTATTTAACTCCAATTACATCTCTTTCAGAGAGGCATTCCCCTATACGAGAAAAGAGTCTCGACCCGCAGATACTCGACCATCCCAACCGGATTTCATCCATGTCCGGGGCGCTTGGATGATGGATCCAGATAGTCGGATCTTGATCCCTGCCACAACAAATGATGCGTCATCCAGCACCAACACCTGACAGATCCACCAGACGCTTGGCGGGACCCAGCAACAACGAACATGTGAAATTGTCTGCTTGAGTCGTGCCATTGGGGATTTTCTTGGAATAGCTGTTTTCCTTGTGTTGACGCGGTTTGATCATCCGGTTGAGCTCAACGAGTGCTATGGCTATGGTGCTTGTTGCATATTGGCAAGGCTATGCGGCTCATGGAAGAATGGTCTATGCAGGCGTAAGATGCACACCATCTATCTTGGTTGACAGGAAACCGACCACCCTTTAGTGCCAATGTCGCCACTCCCGATGGTGAGCCATGCAGAAGATTTCCATAATCCCGAAACTCCGAATGGATGGTTATTCGAGAGTCTGAGACCCTGAGAGTAAGTAAACCATGCGGAGCATTCGTGATTGGTCCATAGTATGGGCACCGTGTTTGCGCTTAAGCGGCACGTTCATGTTGGTGCACTGTACAATGAAGTTTGCTTGAGACAATGAGCAAACATTGGCAACCAACATGGAAATGATGGAGCCAAAGGGACGAATCAATAAGACTATCTCAAGCCAAGAACTCACGTAGGTATCTCCGGCCCCATCGTATTTCAGCTTCTGCGGTGTGCCTTTGGCGTCGCCCCAGTGCGCGCTATCAACGTGCGACACATCTCCCTCCCAGCCTAGATAAATCCATCTAATTCCGGAGGCGAAATGTGTGTTTGCTACCCCAACAACAAGTCAGTCCCTGTGGCGTCACGATCCTTGCCAAGATCAGTTGTTCGTTAGCTGAAGAAAGTAGCTAAGCTGTCAGATTCACCGGCAAGGGCCGCCATTGGGCGAACCGGGAGGGTTTCTAAGACCAACTACTATCGCAACAAACACGAAGGTTGCTTCGTCGGTGGCTCCTGTCCAAATTCAATAAGGCCCTTGCATGATGGAACATCGCCGAGACCTCGACACAGGATGTGAGCTTTGAGGTGCATTTCCGGATCCTCGTCCCTCGACGGCCGGGTAGGCAGCCTGATGTGACCGGCTTTGTCCTGACCCTTCAGGACTTGAGCCTCAGAAGTCCGGAGGAGATGGTACGGCTAGATCTCCTGGGTCTCATTAAGAGAAGATTGATATGAGCCTCTGTTCACATAAAAGGGCCAAGTTTTCCTGCGATACTTGGAGAAGATTTTATGTTGTGCCATCACAAAAGCAATCACCGCGAACTATTTCCTCAAGCTCCTTTACCTTACAGCCCATCATATAATGCCTTCCAGAATTGATATGGCTATCCCAGAGGCCCCAATGGCTAGACGCAAGAACAATGACCCTCCACGTTCCCACATGGTGGGACGACTTCACCCATCTGGGTTGAGGATCACCATGGAGGTCAACAACTACTTCCTCAACAACTGGCCTTTCCCTGATGAGCGAACCAAGCTCCAGTTTGTTGCTGAAGGTCTGCCAACTTGGCACTTGTGCCAGTACCCGATGGCCCGCGAGGACCGGGTCGGTGCAGCTTGTCGCTTCATGGTCATGCTCTTCCTTATTGATGGTAAGTGGGACTTGTTTGTGCCCATGTCAAGAGTATGGTCTGACTCTTCTGGATCTTTAGACTTGCTAGAGCATCTTTCACTGAAGGAAGGCTCGTCCTACAACGAGCGGTTGATCTCTATCGTTAAGGGTGAGACGGTGCCTGCCCAAGATTCGCCGATTGAGAAGATGGTTTTGAATGTCTGGGAAGATATGAGATCCATCGACAAGAAGCTCTCGGATGACATTGAAGAGCCTACTTTCGCCTTTTGGCGGTCTCAAAATGACAAGGATCGTCTGGCGAAGAAGAGTGTGGCAGAATATCTCAAGTATCGAGAGCTCGACGTCGCTTCTGCGTAAGTCTCATGATGTTAAACTTCAAGCTTCGATCATCTGACCTTCTGCAGCGTGCTTCTAGCTACTCAGCGCTTCCAGGATGCAATTTACCTCAGCAAAGAAGAATTGGCCTCAGTTGCTGATCTGGAACTCAACTACACGCACCACATCTCCGTCATCAACGATGTCATGAGCTGGGATAAGGAGCTTCGAGCTTCCAAAGATATCGCGGCTGAGGGCTCCATCGTCAGCAACATTGTACAGACTCTGGCTGATGAGAGTGGCCTTGACTACGATGGCGCGAAGCGAACCTGCTGGGTCATGATTCGGGAGTGGGAGAGACAGCACGATGCCATCGTCCAGCAGAAGCTCCAGGAGGGCTGCTCTGATGCACTGAAGACCTACATGGATGGGATCGAACTGCAGATGAGTGGTAATGAGCTGTGGAGTCGAACTACGCACCGCTACAACGCCCCTCATCTTAAGTAGATCCATTCAGACATTGCTATTTGTTTAGTTAGGTATGGTAGTTTGCACTTCGTAGGTATCAATACACGATGTCTTTGAAATGTGTTATCATTGGCTAGAATCTGTTCGGAAGCGGATGTTCAATACATATAAAGTCTCTCCACAAATCAAAGCCTTCGGAGGACTCTGAAGTTTGAGTAGTGATTCTTAGTCTCCACAACTGCTAGCTTTTGCAGAAGGCGCAAGACTTTTGGAGAAGATTCAATGAAACCTTGACGTTGGAAAGCCTTATGTGTGTCATTTATTTCTAAATTCTGTAGATGTCGAAGCACCCTAGAGATTGTTCGCCAGCAGCAACAGTTCGCTTCATCATCCGGCTGTAACCTTTCGTGCCAAGCCCATCTTGGCGATGCCAAGATATGTCAGGTTCCGTTAAATTCGACGTCGTTCATGTTGCAGACTCCAACTACGCTAGCCGATAATTCAACAGCTAGATGGGGCTCTTCAAGTATTGTCGATCTTATTCCTTCTGGAATCTTAGTTCCAGACGGTTGGAAGCCGAGATATTTCGGCAATCTGTACCCGAATAAAACTACTGCTCGTGTTCGGATGTCCGGCATCATACCTGCGCGGAGGCGAAAGTACAAGGTTACCCGCATATGCTTACAAGAATGATGCGACCATCTTGTAAGAGAACATCTGTCAGATTACGTACTAAGTACCCGTTGTGACTAGTGAGGAACGAACATGCCTTACGCTCTATTGTGCAACGGCTGTTACTTGGCAATGAATATTTCGTACTACCTTACTTTCAAGGGCAGGCTCATATTGAAGGCATAAAGTTGAAGAATGTAGAATCTTTGCACACAATCGCACAACGGTCCTTCAAATTTCGCGCTGTTCCTCGTTTCCATCCTATTCACTTGCAGACCTCTTCTCACCACGGGAAAAACTCCCACTTGTCAATTCCGTCCAAACAATGGCCTCAGCTGCATGGACGCGTCTTCAAACTGCCGCCCTTGCATGAACACCTGGAAATCGCCAATCGTATTCTGTGCTCTGTTTCCTCTATGAGATGCCACGGCTTCGACGGTAAGTGTCTGGTTCCCGGATGCTGCCGGTACCTGCACGCTGGGCCAAGGCGAAATGCTGATTTGAGGAAATTTCCCAAATGTTTACCCCGGACACCCACCCCCCGTCCTGCAGTCAAGGGCTCAACTTTACATGACACAAGACGTTTCCCCACCGAATAAAGAAGTCATTAGCGGACGGAAAGCTTCAACTTAGTAAACAAGCTTGTTTTGGACGGCGCCTCCTCTTTTGTGATTCGCCTGTGTTCGATGGCGTTAGCGTGGGCAATCTCACTACTTCTGGTTCGCAATTTGCCTACGGAACAGGGGTCTCTCTACGACAGCTGGAGAGCCAGCGGGAGACCAGCTCGAGGGGTCGATGAGCTCCATACCAGGAGCACGCTGCCATTCGCGGAATGATCATGTTTTCTAATCCGTCCATCAATGTTACCTTCTCGTACCTTGAATCTCAGATTTCGAGGGCTTGCCTGAAGCTATGCCTGCATTTCGTGAGCGTAAACCGTAACCCGTGGAGACTCAGCACCATCTCGTGATCATAGTATCCCTGTTGCGTTGACGGAAAAGCATCCGATCGAAAGCTTGAAGATGTTGTATAAAGAGATGGTAATGAAACATGGTTTCTGGGTTCTGGATTGCTCGGCATCCTCTACCCTCGACCTTGATATCTGTTGGCAGACCCTAAAATTCCCCTTGATACCCTTCTAATCATCATCGTTGCACACGGACTTGCAAGATGAAGATCACCTCCGCCTTGGCTACGCTGTTCGCCCTTGCGGCTGCGACTCCGACCCCTACCGTCGATTACACTGCGGAGAAGGCCCACCTCGTGAAGCGAGCCTCCATCTCAGACAAGGCGACTCTCGGTTATGCCACTCTGAACGGCGGGTAGGTTTGATAGCGAGGAATCTTGAAACGCAGCAAAACTAATAGTGTTGTAGAACTTCAGGAGGATCCGGTGGCACGGTCACTACCGTCTCTACCCTGGCCGAGTTCACTGCCGCTGTCAACGAGAAAGATACCGCCGCAAGGATCGTGGTTGTCAAGGGCACCATCAGCGGCACTGCCAACGTTCGCATCGGCAGCAACAAGTCCGTCATTGGCGCATCTGCTGGTGCAGGTGAGAATCATTCATACCTCATGTTGCCCGCACCCTGTCTTACCTTCTCGTCTTGCAGGATTCAACGGCATTGGACTGCACGTCCGCCGCATGTCCAACGTAATTATCCGCAACATCAAGTCTACCAACGTGCTTGCCTCAACTGGTGATGGCGTGAAGATTGAGGTGAGCAGCCTTCTTAGATGAGCTATAATGCCGAGCATCAAACCTGACGGATCTTTTCTCCTTAGGAAAGCATCAATGTTTGGATCGACCACTGCGAGTTCTCTTCGGCCCTTGTATCTGACAAGGACTACTATGACGGTCTCGTGGATGCTTCCCACGCTGCCGACTACATGACCATTTCCTAGTAGGTCTTCTACTCAGCCGGAGTGAGGGATGCTTGCTGACATTCATCAGCACATACTTCCACGACCACTGGAAGACTTCTTTGGTCGGACACAGCGAGAACAACGGTGCAGAGGACAGCGGCCACCTGCGCATCACCTACGCCAACAACTACTGGGCTAACTTCGGCTCTCGCGGCCCGTCTCTGCGCTTCGGTACTGGCCACGTCTACAACTCCTACTACCTCAAGTATGTACCTCGTCAATGTTTAAAGTTTACATTATTACTCCCAAGACAAAGATCAATATGACTAACGCCTCGTGTCTAGCGGTAATTCTGGAATCAATACACGCCAAAATGCCCAGGTCTTGATTCAGAGCAACGTCTTCAAGAACGTCACTGTTCCCATCACCTCTCAGGACTCCGACATCGTTGGATACGCTGTTGCCATTGACAACGATCTTGGTGGTGCTTCCAACCTGGCCCCCGTCGGTACCATGAACGCCAACTCTCCCCCTTACTCCTACAGCCTGCTCGGTTCCGCCAATGTCGTTGCTACCGTCCCTGGACAGGCTGGCCAGAAGCTTACCTTCTAAAGagttaaagtagcggctCAGAAGGGTAATCAAGGCATGAGGAGGCTTTGAAGTCATGGAAGCCCGAAATTTGTACATAAATCGTCCCGAATTTGGGTTCAAGTCCGGATCGAGGTGCGAGAGGGCTTGAAAGCACATAGCATTAACTTCACTGTATATATTATGAAATCAGAATCTTCATTTTTTGAGAGACGCTTGTTCAGCTGTGAATAAACATCCAACTGATAAGCGCTGTCGGCCCAAAGCAATAATACAAAGCAGAGCACTATGCGGCTTGAGGGATTTTGAACTGATGGAGCATTGATTTGAACCAAGTCAGAACATATAGCATTGTGTAAAGATGCCGCCGGTAATGAAAATGCGCTACCAAGGTATGTACAGGAGTTGTGAAGGGTATCTTCGTTCCTAGTCTTGTGTATGTCGCTCTCAGCTCTTTATGTGTCTAATCATGCGAGTGGCCATGATGTCCTGAGCCCTAGCATCCTGGTTAAGTCCAAATGCTCAACCTGTAGACATAAGAGGATCATCATGCAATTGCCACCCAATTCCACACGTCATGTACCATATCCCGCGCAGCTCTTCCGGCTGACTACCGGGGAAAATTCAAGTTCATAACCATATCTCGCACTCTTGACTCGTAATGCTTCGTGTTTGTCGCATTGCTTTTCGAGCGCGCGAATCGATCTTGCGCGTCATTATTCTTGCTAGCGACGCGGCGATCTTAATCGTCGAGGCGACGGCGCCGTGAGGATAGTTTGCAGACTTTCGGGTCTGTGAATTGGGCCCCTTCATACCATCTTCAGCTCCTCTTGTTGTGCAGGATCTACAGGAGGTATTTGAAGAGGCTGTTGAGGCGGCGGGAACATCAAAGGCTGCTCGGCAGCCTTTTGTTCAGCGGCCTTTTGTTGTTCCAGCTTTTGCTGGTTCTGTTGTGCCTGAAGTTTCTGAAGGTTCTCATGCTCCTCGACCTTTTGCTTTTGTTCCTCGGGGGAGAGAGAGTTGAAGGCGGCGATGTCCTGGTCCCACTTGATGACGCACTCAATGTTCCAGTTGCATCTCTCTACCTCGCCGAAGATAGGATGCCTGAAGCGGGGGTGACGACTCGGCCAGTTGGAGGCGTGGTAGTGGTGCTTGACAAGAGCGCCCCTGGAGTTATGGTTCCCAGAATCCGAGTGTCCCTGGCCGGCGGCAAAGGACTCGACATCGCGAACGAGGATGTTGCTGACAACTTTTGACTCGTCAATGTCGTGGAATGT
The Colletotrichum lupini chromosome 6, complete sequence DNA segment above includes these coding regions:
- a CDS encoding pectate lyase, with amino-acid sequence MKITSALATLFALAAATPTPTVDYTAEKAHLVKRASISDKATLGYATLNGGTSGGSGGTVTTVSTLAEFTAAVNEKDTAARIVVVKGTISGTANVRIGSNKSVIGASAGAGFNGIGLHVRRMSNVIIRNIKSTNVLASTGDGVKIEESINVWIDHCEFSSALVSDKDYYDGLVDASHAADYMTISYTYFHDHWKTSLVGHSENNGAEDSGHLRITYANNYWANFGSRGPSLRFGTGHVYNSYYLNGNSGINTRQNAQVLIQSNVFKNVTVPITSQDSDIVGYAVAIDNDLGGASNLAPVGTMNANSPPYSYSLLGSANVVATVPGQAGQKLTF
- a CDS encoding aristolochene synthase, yielding MPSRIDMAIPEAPMARRKNNDPPRSHMVGRLHPSGLRITMEVNNYFLNNWPFPDERTKLQFVAEGLPTWHLCQYPMAREDRVGAACRFMVMLFLIDDLLEHLSLKEGSSYNERLISIVKGETVPAQDSPIEKMVLNVWEDMRSIDKKLSDDIEEPTFAFWRSQNDKDRLAKKSVAEYLKYRELDVASAVLLATQRFQDAIYLSKEELASVADLELNYTHHISVINDVMSWDKELRASKDIAAEGSIVSNIVQTLADESGLDYDGAKRTCWVMIREWERQHDAIVQQKLQEGCSDALKTYMDGIELQMSGNELWSRTTHRYNAPHLK